A window of Cellulosimicrobium protaetiae genomic DNA:
GCCCCGCGATGACGCGGTCGACCCAGTCGCCGCCGCGGGGCTCGTAGCAGTCGGACAGGAGCTTGAGGACGAACCGCATGACCACCGGCCGCGGGAGCCCGTAGCGCGTGCAGATCCGCATGATCTCGGGGTGCTCGATGAGCTTCACGAAGTACCGGCCGAGCGTGTAGTAGCCGCCCAGCTCGCGGCGCATGATCCGCGGGTACGTCTGCAGCGCGCGCTCGCGACCGCCGTCGGTGAGCCGCACGCGCGACTGGGCGACGACGTCGGCCGCCGCCCGCCCGGCCTGCATCGCATAGGCGATGCCCTCGCCGTTGAACGGGCTGACCATGCCGCCCGAGTCGCCCACGAGCAGCACGCCGCGCGTGTAGAGCGGGGACCGGTTGAAGCCCATGGGGAGCGCCGCGCCGCGCACGGGGGCGAGCCGGTTCTCCTCGGTGAACTCCCACTCCGCGGGCGCGTTGCGCATCCACGTGGCGAAGAGGTCCTTGTAGTCGACGTTCGCGGCGGACTGGCGCGCCGGGGTCGAGCTCACCGAGCCGAGCCCGACGTTCGCCGTCCCGTCCCCGAGCGAGAAGATCCAGCCGTAGCCCGGCAGCAGGTTCGACTCGCGCGGCTTGCCGTCCCACAGCTCGAGGTGCGACTCCATCCACGGGTCGTCGTGGCGCGGGGTGCGGAAGTACGTGCGGACGGCGACGCCGATCGGGCGGTCCTCGCGCCGCGCGAGGCCGAGCGCGAGCGCGAAGCGCGACGAGACGCCGTCGGCGGCGATGACGACGGGCGCGCGGTAGGTGACCTCGTCGCCCGCGCGCCGGCCCTTGTCGTCCACGGGGCGAGCGGTGACGCCGACGACGCGGCCGGTGCGCTCGTCGAGCACCGGGCCGGCGACCGCGGTGCGCTCCAGGAGCTTGGCCCCCGTGCGCTGCGCGTGCTCGGCGAGCGTGCGGTCGAACGAGTGGCGGGCACGGGCCATGCCGTAGCTCGGGTACGACGCGAGGTCGGGCCACGCGAGCTCCCACGAGCGGCCGCTCGCGACGACGCGCAGGCCCTGGTTGCGGATCCAGCCGTCCTCGGCGCGCGTCGGGACGCCCATGCGGACGAGCTCGGCGACCGCGCGCGGGGTGAGGCCGTCGCCGCAGATCTTGTCGCGCGGGAACGACGACTTCTCCAGGAGGAGGACGCTCAGCCCGGCGGCGGCGCAGTAGTGGGCCGCCGCGGAGCCGGCCGGGCCCGCGCCCACGACGATGACGTCGGCGTCGTCGAGCCTCGCGCCCACCGTGCTCACCTCACCGTCCGGTCGTCGGAAACCCACCGTCGCCCGGGTCCGGGCGCGGCGCACCGCCAGTCCTTGTGAAGTCGGTCACAATGGACATCGCCACTCTAGTCACTCCGGACGCGCGATGTGTAGCAAGGTGAACCTTCCTTGGAGATCCTGTGACGAAGGTCCTGGTGCGCGGCGACTCCCGGCCCTGGGGCTCGGGACTCGCGGGCAAGGGCGCCGGTGCGGCGATGACCTAGCCTCCCCGCCGTCCCGGCAGCTGCGGGCGCGACGACGGGACGCGGCGCACGGGTCGGTGGCAGCCGCGGGAAGCCCTTCGACGGTCGAGGTCTGGGGCGGCGGCGGGGACGACCCGCCGCGCGACGCGCTACGCGGAGCGCGTGCCCCGGTGCAGCGCGACGATCCCGCCGGAGAGGTTGCGGTAGGCGACCTTCTCCCAGCCCGCGCGCAGCAGGAGCCGGCCGAGCCCGGCCTGGTCGGGCCAGGCCGCGATGGACTCCGCGAGGTACTGGTACGAGCCGCCCTCGCGCGTGACCGCGGCGGCGATGCGCGGCAGCGCCTGGACGAGGTACTCCTGGTAGAGGACGCGGAACGGCGCCCACGTCGGCGTCGAGAACTCGCAGATCACCACGCGCCCGCCCGGCCGCACGACACGCAGCATCTCGCGCAGCGCGCCCTCGGTGTCGACGACGTTGCGCAGCCCGAACGAGATCGTCACCGCGTCGAACGTGCCGTCCGCGAACGGCAGGCGCGTCGCGTCCCCCGCGACGAACGGGAGGTCGGGACGACGCTCCTTGCCGACCTGGAGCATGCCGAACGAGAAGTCGCACGGCACCACGCGCACCCCGTCGTCGGCGAACGGCTCGGACGACGTCCCGGTCCCGGCCGCGAGGTCGAGGACCTTCTCCCCCGGCAGCGCGCCGACCGCGCGCACCGTCGCCCGGCGCCAGGCACGGTCCTGGCCGAACGACATGATGTCGTTCGTCAGGTCGTAGCGCGAGGCGATCCCGTCGAACATCGACGCGACCTCGGAGGGCTTCTTGTCCAGGTTGGCGCGGGGCATGCCGCCCATGCTTCCACGTCCCCGTGCCGCCGGGCGCTCCCCGGGCCCGGCACCGCACCGCAGGGCGCACCGGCGGGCGCGGCTTACGCTGGGAGGCGATGACTGCAGAACCGTCGGCCACGGCCGCACAGCCCCGTCCCGGGCCGAGCATCGTCGTGCGGACCACCCGGATCCCCGACCTGCCCGGCGGCCTCGACGCCCTCGTGGACCTCCTGCCCGACGTGCGCCCGCTCGCGTGGGTGCGGCGCGGCGACGGGATCGTGGGCTGGGGCGAGGCGCTGCGTCTCGAGACGTGGGGCCCCGGCCGGTTCGCCGACGCCGAGTCCGCGTGGCACGAGACCCTCGCCCGCGCCGTCGTGCGCGACGAGGTCGGCCTGCCCGGGACGGGACCCGTCGCGTTCGGGTCGTTCGCGTTCGACGACTCCGCCCCCGGTGACGACTCCCACGACCCCGTCCGCGCGGGCGGGGTGCTCGTCGTCCCGCGCGTGGTCGTCGGCAGGCGCGACGGCCGCGCGTGGCTCACGACCGTCGACACGGCCGGGTCGCTCTCGTCCTCCCCGTCGGACGCCCTCCTGCGCACGCCGCGCGAGCCCGTGACCGCCCCGGGCGACGTCGCGTGGCACGACGGCGCCCTGGGCCCCGACGACTGGGCCGCCGTCGTGGCGGAGGGTGTCGAGCGCATCCGATCGGGCGCCCTCGAGAAGGTCGTCCTGGCGCGCGACGTCGTCGCGCACACGGCCGAGCCCGTCGACCCGCGCTGGCTGCTCGCGCGGCTGACGAGGGCGTACGAGGCGTGCTGGACGTTCTCCGTCGACGGCCTCGTCGGCGCGACGCCCGAGCTGCTGGTCCGCAGCGAGAAAGGGCTCGTCACGTCGCGCGTGCTCGCGGGGACGATCCGGCGCGGGGGCCTGTCCGACGACGAGGCGCTCCTGCGGTCGGCCCAGCTCGCCCGGTCCTCGAAGGACCTCGAGGAGCACGAGTACGCCGTGCGGTCGGTCGCGCAGGCGCTGGCACCGTTCTGCTCGTCCATGAACGTCCCCGACGCGCCGTTCGTGCTCCACCTGCCGAACGTCATGCACCTCGCGTCGGACGTGACCGCGGTCCTCGCCCGGGGCGCGGCGGCACCCGGCTCCTCGGGGGGCACGGCGGCGGGGCCCACGAGCCTCGCGCTCGCCGCGGCCCTGCACCCCTCGGCGGCCGTGTGCGGGACGCCGACGAGCGTCGCGCGCGACCTCGTCCGCGAGATCGAGGGCATGGACCGCGGCCGGTACGCGGGACCCGTCGGGTGGCTGGGAGCGGACGGCGACGGCGAGTGGGGCATCGCGCTGCGCTCGGCCGAGCTGTCGGCGACCGACCCGCGCTCGGTCCGCCTGTTCGCGGGGTGCGGGATCGTCGCGGCGTCCGACCCTGCCGCGGAGGTCGCCGAGTCCGAGGCGAAGCTGGAACCCATGCGCTACGCGCTCGGCGGGACCTGACCCCGGGCCCTCACCCGAGGCCTTCGCTCGGGGCTCGACGCGAGGCGAACTGCCG
This region includes:
- a CDS encoding geranylgeranyl reductase family protein — encoded protein: MGARLDDADVIVVGAGPAGSAAAHYCAAAGLSVLLLEKSSFPRDKICGDGLTPRAVAELVRMGVPTRAEDGWIRNQGLRVVASGRSWELAWPDLASYPSYGMARARHSFDRTLAEHAQRTGAKLLERTAVAGPVLDERTGRVVGVTARPVDDKGRRAGDEVTYRAPVVIAADGVSSRFALALGLARREDRPIGVAVRTYFRTPRHDDPWMESHLELWDGKPRESNLLPGYGWIFSLGDGTANVGLGSVSSTPARQSAANVDYKDLFATWMRNAPAEWEFTEENRLAPVRGAALPMGFNRSPLYTRGVLLVGDSGGMVSPFNGEGIAYAMQAGRAAADVVAQSRVRLTDGGRERALQTYPRIMRRELGGYYTLGRYFVKLIEHPEIMRICTRYGLPRPVVMRFVLKLLSDCYEPRGGDWVDRVIAGLTRVVPSS
- a CDS encoding demethylmenaquinone methyltransferase, yielding MPRANLDKKPSEVASMFDGIASRYDLTNDIMSFGQDRAWRRATVRAVGALPGEKVLDLAAGTGTSSEPFADDGVRVVPCDFSFGMLQVGKERRPDLPFVAGDATRLPFADGTFDAVTISFGLRNVVDTEGALREMLRVVRPGGRVVICEFSTPTWAPFRVLYQEYLVQALPRIAAAVTREGGSYQYLAESIAAWPDQAGLGRLLLRAGWEKVAYRNLSGGIVALHRGTRSA
- a CDS encoding isochorismate synthase; its protein translation is MTAEPSATAAQPRPGPSIVVRTTRIPDLPGGLDALVDLLPDVRPLAWVRRGDGIVGWGEALRLETWGPGRFADAESAWHETLARAVVRDEVGLPGTGPVAFGSFAFDDSAPGDDSHDPVRAGGVLVVPRVVVGRRDGRAWLTTVDTAGSLSSSPSDALLRTPREPVTAPGDVAWHDGALGPDDWAAVVAEGVERIRSGALEKVVLARDVVAHTAEPVDPRWLLARLTRAYEACWTFSVDGLVGATPELLVRSEKGLVTSRVLAGTIRRGGLSDDEALLRSAQLARSSKDLEEHEYAVRSVAQALAPFCSSMNVPDAPFVLHLPNVMHLASDVTAVLARGAAAPGSSGGTAAGPTSLALAAALHPSAAVCGTPTSVARDLVREIEGMDRGRYAGPVGWLGADGDGEWGIALRSAELSATDPRSVRLFAGCGIVAASDPAAEVAESEAKLEPMRYALGGT